One segment of Marinobacter sediminum DNA contains the following:
- a CDS encoding biotin-dependent carboxyltransferase family protein: MSFEVLDPGMLALIQDTGRYGYQHIGVTTGGPMDEHAFLWANRLLNNELHAPQVEITFGKLRLLAHEDACIAITGADLGARINDQPVLPWQTYQISRGDRIEFTMPVSGLRAYLAVSGGFKATLKLGSCATVSREGLGGLDGDGAKLTKGDRLEFDAYEGSIVATVPDSELPDYRQPLRLGVIPGYQYRHFSAFERMKFFSCDYEVSQNIDRMGYRLSGDAIQSELNGIVSEGIAYGAIQVPSDGQPIVLMKDRQTIGGYPKIGCLSALDAGQLAQRGPGASVSFYLSDVADSEASRMLFNRRLQKGAAGISRD; encoded by the coding sequence ATGAGCTTTGAGGTTTTAGATCCCGGTATGCTGGCTCTGATCCAGGATACCGGTCGTTACGGCTACCAGCATATCGGCGTCACTACCGGAGGGCCCATGGATGAACACGCTTTCCTGTGGGCGAATCGCCTGCTCAATAATGAACTCCATGCGCCTCAGGTAGAAATCACCTTCGGCAAACTGCGCCTGCTGGCGCACGAGGATGCCTGTATCGCAATTACGGGAGCAGACCTCGGAGCGCGGATTAACGATCAGCCCGTTCTGCCCTGGCAGACGTATCAGATCAGCCGGGGTGACCGGATCGAATTCACAATGCCGGTGAGCGGATTGCGGGCTTATCTGGCAGTGAGTGGCGGCTTCAAAGCAACCCTCAAACTCGGCAGCTGTGCTACCGTCAGTCGCGAAGGCCTCGGCGGGCTTGATGGCGATGGCGCCAAGCTGACCAAGGGCGACCGGCTTGAGTTTGATGCATATGAAGGGTCAATAGTCGCGACCGTACCAGATAGTGAACTCCCGGATTACCGTCAACCGCTTCGTCTGGGGGTGATACCTGGCTACCAGTATCGACACTTCTCAGCATTCGAACGGATGAAATTCTTCTCCTGCGACTATGAGGTGAGCCAGAACATCGACCGGATGGGCTACCGCCTGAGCGGCGACGCCATTCAGTCCGAGCTGAACGGGATTGTTTCGGAGGGTATCGCTTACGGCGCCATTCAGGTGCCCAGTGACGGACAGCCGATTGTGCTGATGAAGGATCGCCAAACCATAGGCGGGTATCCGAAAATAGGCTGCCTGAGCGCACTCGACGCAGGGCAGTTGGCTCAGAGAGGACCGGGAGCATCCGTCAGTTTCTATCTGTCGGATGTAGCCGACTCAGAAGCCAGTCGAATGCTCTTTAACCGTCGCCTCCAAAAGGGAGCGGCTGGTATCAGTCGCGACTGA
- a CDS encoding TRAP transporter substrate-binding protein, with translation MFKQLATATLLTGAFFASTAQADKWHMPTPYGDANLPTKIAYEFAEEIKNETNGDIDITVHSGASLVKHPEIPRAVRTGQVQLGEIFIGIMGNTHPVFKHDNIPFLATTFEDAERLWEAAKPEIEKQLDKEGMTLLYAVPWPAQSLYTKAPVESMKDLEGLKMRAYSPSTSRLADLMNTTPTTVQVPEIPQAFSTGIIDAMITSPSTGANGQAWDYLSHYTDIKAWIPKNVVVANKRAFLRLSDEQQQVIRDAAAAAEARGWKGVRVTAAEDTATLAENGITVSEPSDELMSELQKIGDIMVKEWEEEAPEEVGAILSNYR, from the coding sequence ATGTTCAAGCAACTTGCAACGGCGACCCTGTTAACAGGAGCGTTCTTCGCCTCAACGGCTCAGGCCGATAAATGGCACATGCCGACACCTTATGGCGACGCAAACCTGCCGACCAAAATTGCCTATGAGTTTGCCGAAGAGATCAAGAATGAGACGAATGGTGACATCGACATTACCGTTCACTCTGGCGCGTCTCTGGTCAAACACCCGGAAATCCCAAGAGCGGTAAGAACCGGCCAGGTTCAGCTCGGTGAGATCTTCATCGGAATCATGGGAAACACCCACCCGGTCTTCAAGCACGATAACATTCCGTTCCTCGCAACCACCTTCGAGGATGCCGAACGCCTCTGGGAAGCGGCCAAACCAGAAATTGAAAAGCAGCTGGACAAAGAAGGCATGACCTTGCTGTATGCCGTGCCCTGGCCCGCTCAGAGCCTCTATACGAAGGCCCCGGTCGAAAGCATGAAAGACCTTGAAGGTCTGAAAATGCGCGCATACAGCCCGTCAACTTCTCGTCTTGCAGACCTGATGAACACCACGCCCACAACGGTACAGGTTCCTGAGATTCCACAGGCGTTCAGTACCGGCATCATCGACGCCATGATTACATCGCCCTCTACGGGTGCCAACGGTCAGGCCTGGGATTACCTCTCCCACTACACCGACATCAAGGCGTGGATTCCGAAAAACGTTGTGGTCGCCAACAAGCGCGCATTCCTTCGTTTGAGCGACGAACAGCAACAGGTTATCCGTGATGCCGCGGCAGCAGCCGAGGCCAGAGGCTGGAAGGGTGTTCGTGTAACCGCCGCAGAGGATACTGCAACCCTGGCAGAAAACGGTATCACCGTTTCCGAACCATCCGATGAACTGATGAGCGAGCTGCAGAAAATCGGCGACATCATGGTGAAGGAGTGGGAAGAAGAAGCTCCCGAGGAAGTGGGCGCGATTCTGTCCAACTACCGTTAA
- a CDS encoding TRAP transporter small permease, which translates to MSSLRDKFYLASGYAAGFCIALIMVVILMQIVGRIFGFIIPSAENVSGYALAASTFFGLAYTFHEGGHIRVTLVIQKWSGRTRFFQELAVLIFGFGLACYMTYYCWNMVWESYIFEEVSHGYIPIPLWIPQIPVGLGMLALNIAILDDLVAVLGKGTPSYQQHENEINLEEV; encoded by the coding sequence ATGAGTTCTCTTCGAGACAAGTTTTACCTGGCATCCGGTTACGCGGCAGGGTTTTGCATCGCTCTGATCATGGTCGTCATTCTTATGCAGATCGTTGGCCGCATATTCGGCTTTATCATTCCGTCAGCGGAAAACGTGTCAGGATATGCGCTCGCTGCCTCCACCTTTTTCGGTCTTGCCTACACCTTTCATGAAGGCGGCCACATCAGGGTCACTCTGGTTATTCAAAAATGGTCAGGGCGCACACGTTTTTTCCAGGAACTGGCCGTACTGATTTTCGGTTTCGGGCTCGCCTGCTATATGACTTACTACTGCTGGAACATGGTCTGGGAATCCTACATCTTCGAGGAGGTTTCCCATGGCTACATCCCCATCCCCCTGTGGATACCACAGATCCCCGTTGGGCTGGGCATGCTCGCCCTCAACATTGCTATCCTGGACGATCTTGTTGCCGTCCTGGGAAAAGGCACGCCGTCCTACCAGCAGCATGAAAACGAGATCAATCTGGAGGAAGTGTAA
- the pxpB gene encoding 5-oxoprolinase subunit PxpB, which produces MRIESVNENTCIVYFGDSIGDESARLVKLATESIHRSMADVVTDLVPSYTSILVSYDLEKVDRFGIVRMLSAATDQISDAAPVDDSSRIVELPVYYGPEVGLDQDAVCEYSGLSAEEVIKIHSQQVYQVYAIGFAPGFAYLGSTDERIAIPRKSTPRLKVPTGSVGLAGTQTAIYPSSTPGGWQIIGRTPQKMIDWDSESLALVQVGDQVRFRAIDRQEFIDLGGSFDEL; this is translated from the coding sequence ATGAGGATTGAGTCCGTCAACGAAAATACCTGTATCGTGTATTTTGGCGACAGCATCGGCGATGAGTCTGCCCGGCTGGTCAAACTGGCCACGGAAAGCATTCACCGTTCCATGGCTGACGTGGTGACAGATCTTGTGCCGTCGTACACCTCTATTCTGGTGTCCTATGATCTCGAGAAGGTTGATCGGTTCGGAATCGTCCGGATGCTCAGTGCTGCAACTGACCAGATTTCAGACGCCGCCCCGGTCGACGACTCGTCACGCATTGTCGAACTCCCGGTCTATTACGGCCCGGAAGTTGGCCTTGATCAGGACGCTGTCTGTGAATACTCCGGGCTGTCAGCCGAAGAGGTTATTAAAATCCACAGTCAGCAGGTCTACCAGGTGTATGCCATCGGTTTTGCGCCCGGGTTCGCCTATCTGGGAAGCACCGATGAGCGCATTGCCATCCCCCGAAAATCAACTCCCAGACTGAAAGTTCCTACCGGGAGTGTGGGCCTGGCCGGCACACAAACAGCAATCTATCCCAGTTCGACCCCGGGTGGCTGGCAGATTATCGGCCGCACTCCGCAAAAAATGATTGATTGGGACAGCGAGTCTCTGGCGCTGGTCCAGGTGGGCGACCAGGTACGTTTTCGCGCCATCGACCGGCAAGAGTTCATTGACCTGGGAGGTAGCTTCGATGAGCTTTGA
- a CDS encoding 5-oxoprolinase subunit PxpA → MKLNCDMGESFGTWTKGMDSEVMPYIDMANIACGFHASDPLTMERTVKMALAQDVTIGAHPGYPDLLGFGRRELECHPEDLKAILVYQMGALDGICQVHGTAIQYVKPHGALYNKMMVDNTTLSVVMSAVRSYAPHCPLVVMATPEWEQVKDRADEYGIEVWFEAFSDRAYSDEGRLVKRSVRGAVHETTEAIEQQVTQIIQEGTVTSISGKRIPIKADTICIHGDSYHAVDAARHMRQVVESL, encoded by the coding sequence ATGAAACTCAACTGTGATATGGGCGAGAGTTTTGGCACCTGGACCAAGGGAATGGACTCAGAGGTCATGCCTTACATCGATATGGCGAACATAGCCTGCGGGTTCCACGCATCAGACCCCCTGACTATGGAGCGCACAGTAAAAATGGCGCTGGCACAGGATGTCACCATCGGTGCCCACCCAGGCTATCCTGACCTGCTGGGCTTTGGACGCAGGGAACTCGAATGCCACCCTGAAGACCTCAAGGCTATTCTGGTTTACCAGATGGGCGCTCTGGACGGTATCTGCCAGGTACACGGCACAGCCATTCAGTACGTCAAACCACACGGCGCGCTCTACAACAAGATGATGGTGGACAACACCACACTGTCTGTCGTCATGTCCGCCGTGCGGTCCTACGCACCACACTGCCCTCTGGTGGTTATGGCCACCCCGGAATGGGAACAGGTCAAGGACCGTGCTGACGAATACGGTATCGAGGTGTGGTTCGAAGCTTTCTCGGATCGTGCCTACAGTGATGAAGGCAGACTGGTGAAACGCTCGGTCAGGGGCGCCGTCCATGAGACGACTGAAGCGATCGAGCAGCAGGTCACTCAGATCATCCAGGAAGGAACCGTCACCTCCATTTCGGGCAAACGTATTCCGATTAAAGCCGATACCATCTGCATTCACGGCGACAGCTACCATGCCGTGGATGCCGCTCGCCATATGCGACAGGTCGTCGAGTCCCTATGA
- a CDS encoding putative hydro-lyase produces the protein MQTGEYSDFKNGLLEQASSLRSRIRSGAHTGTTSGLAQSLLQGNVVILPADWAADFLLYCQSNPVACPVIGISSPGDPALPDLGRDIDIRTDIPEYQIFRDGERAERVNDIQSLWQGDFVTFVLGCSFSFEDALIRAGLSVRNVEEGANVSMFRSNLATRPAGRFHGNMVVSMRPFRGADAIRAIQVTTRLPKAHGAPVHIGNPELIGIRDISSPDFGDPVAVHGDELPLFWACGVTPQIALENARPPIAITHVPGKMLLTERLNEELAVL, from the coding sequence ATGCAGACAGGTGAGTATTCGGATTTCAAGAATGGCTTGCTTGAGCAGGCATCATCACTGCGCTCCCGTATTCGTTCGGGAGCCCACACAGGCACAACCAGTGGACTGGCTCAAAGCCTGCTTCAGGGCAACGTGGTGATTCTACCTGCTGACTGGGCTGCAGACTTCCTCCTGTACTGCCAGAGCAACCCGGTTGCCTGTCCGGTGATCGGCATTTCAAGCCCCGGTGATCCCGCACTGCCTGACCTGGGACGCGATATCGACATCAGAACGGACATCCCGGAATACCAGATTTTCCGGGATGGTGAACGCGCAGAGAGAGTAAATGACATACAGAGCCTGTGGCAGGGCGACTTCGTGACCTTCGTCCTGGGCTGCTCATTTTCCTTCGAAGACGCGCTGATCAGAGCAGGCCTTTCCGTCAGAAATGTTGAAGAAGGCGCAAACGTTTCCATGTTCCGCTCGAATCTGGCAACAAGACCCGCCGGACGATTCCACGGCAACATGGTGGTATCCATGCGGCCTTTCAGAGGCGCCGATGCCATTCGTGCCATTCAGGTCACTACGCGCCTTCCCAAGGCCCATGGGGCACCCGTGCATATTGGCAACCCGGAACTGATTGGGATCAGGGACATCAGCTCCCCGGATTTCGGCGACCCGGTCGCTGTCCACGGCGACGAGTTGCCTCTGTTCTGGGCGTGCGGGGTCACCCCACAGATTGCACTGGAAAACGCACGGCCACCCATAGCCATCACTCACGTACCTGGAAAAATGCTGCTCACCGAGCGGTTAAACGAAGAGCTTGCGGTGCTTTGA
- a CDS encoding TRAP transporter large permease, producing MDIAILSIVLAASMIMMLALGVWVSLTLVGIGVLGLLLSGNDQIGLLFATSSWGASTGWSLTALPMFIWMGEVLFRTRLSEDLFKGLAPWMGGLPGKLLHVNILSCGIFAAVSGSSAATAATIGRMTLPELKAQGYSDRMAVGTLAGSGTLGLLIPPSIILIVYGVAAEVSIGRLFIAGALPGLMLVIMFMGYTMIWALMNKDQLPVDKKEHISFAAKFKALRMLLPIVGLIIFVLGSIYAGFTTPTEAAALGVFGALLLAAVTGSLNARSFKDSLLGAVKSSCMIGLILVGAHFLTLSMGFLGIPRELAEWIGGMSLSSFELLVCLTVLFVILGCFLDGISVVVLTVAVVMPMVQQAGIDMLWFGIFIVLVVEMAQITPPVGFNLFVIQSLTGKDILYVARAALPFFLLIMSALFLIGWFPEIVTYLPQTMSQG from the coding sequence ATGGATATTGCGATTCTCTCCATTGTACTGGCCGCGTCCATGATTATGATGCTTGCGCTCGGCGTCTGGGTCTCACTAACCCTGGTTGGCATCGGCGTTCTCGGCTTGCTGCTTTCAGGTAACGACCAGATCGGACTGCTGTTTGCGACCTCAAGCTGGGGTGCCAGTACCGGCTGGTCGTTAACCGCTCTGCCCATGTTTATCTGGATGGGCGAAGTCCTGTTCCGCACCCGTCTGTCCGAAGACCTTTTCAAGGGGCTGGCCCCGTGGATGGGCGGTTTGCCTGGCAAACTCCTGCACGTAAACATTCTCAGCTGTGGTATTTTTGCCGCCGTCTCCGGCTCCTCTGCCGCCACAGCCGCAACCATAGGCCGGATGACGCTGCCTGAACTCAAAGCCCAGGGTTACAGCGATCGCATGGCCGTAGGCACTCTGGCAGGTTCCGGCACGCTGGGCCTCCTGATACCTCCGTCTATCATTCTGATTGTCTACGGTGTCGCCGCCGAGGTTTCCATCGGCCGGCTGTTCATTGCGGGCGCCCTGCCCGGACTTATGCTGGTCATCATGTTCATGGGCTACACCATGATCTGGGCGCTGATGAACAAGGACCAGTTACCGGTAGACAAGAAAGAGCACATATCCTTCGCGGCCAAATTCAAGGCCTTGCGAATGCTGCTCCCGATCGTCGGCCTCATTATTTTCGTTCTGGGCTCCATTTATGCCGGCTTTACAACCCCGACCGAAGCGGCGGCTCTCGGCGTCTTTGGTGCTCTGCTACTAGCCGCTGTAACCGGCTCCCTGAACGCACGGAGCTTCAAGGACAGCCTGCTCGGCGCGGTAAAAAGCTCCTGTATGATCGGCCTGATTCTGGTCGGGGCACATTTCCTGACTCTTTCCATGGGCTTTCTGGGCATCCCCCGGGAGTTGGCCGAGTGGATCGGTGGCATGTCACTCTCTTCTTTCGAGTTGCTGGTGTGTTTGACTGTCCTGTTTGTAATTCTGGGTTGTTTCCTCGACGGGATCTCAGTAGTCGTTCTGACCGTGGCGGTCGTCATGCCAATGGTCCAGCAGGCCGGTATTGACATGCTCTGGTTCGGTATCTTTATCGTCCTGGTTGTGGAAATGGCACAGATTACCCCTCCCGTGGGATTCAACCTGTTCGTTATTCAGTCCCTGACCGGCAAGGACATTCTCTACGTTGCGCGGGCCGCGCTGCCTTTCTTCCTGCTGATCATGTCAGCGCTTTTCCTGATTGGCTGGTTCCCCGAGATTGTCACCTATCTGCCGCAGACGATGAGTCAGGGATAA
- a CDS encoding LysR family transcriptional regulator, whose amino-acid sequence MNFKHLETFIWVATLGSFRKAAERQHTTQPAISTRVAALEEELGVKLFDRESGRSMLTTKGQELLPYAEKIIFMSQQLRMRADKVALLSGILRLGVSETIVHSWLPLFFRELHETIPNLDVEITVDVSGNLRTGLMDRTLDLAFLMGPVSEPKVENRDLCSFPLLWVASPDLNLPDRILKLEELANWPIITYARNTKPFAEISQKFSELDDLPARFFSSSSLAACRRLTRDGIGVSTLPLSVIADELKNGTLVELEAVWTPSQLAFTASYPSVPFNPIAELAANLAVKVSEEYSTSGDHKKLSHDVKNHN is encoded by the coding sequence ATGAACTTTAAACATCTGGAAACCTTTATCTGGGTCGCCACCCTTGGGAGTTTTCGTAAGGCAGCAGAACGTCAACATACAACCCAGCCCGCCATCTCCACCCGGGTCGCCGCGTTGGAGGAGGAGCTTGGCGTCAAGCTGTTTGATCGCGAATCAGGGCGCTCAATGCTAACGACCAAGGGGCAGGAGTTACTCCCTTATGCCGAAAAAATAATTTTCATGTCGCAACAGCTTCGCATGCGAGCTGACAAGGTTGCCCTCCTGTCAGGGATTCTCAGACTCGGAGTATCTGAGACCATCGTGCACTCCTGGCTACCCCTTTTTTTCCGGGAACTGCACGAGACAATACCGAACCTTGATGTGGAAATAACCGTTGATGTTTCCGGAAACCTTCGCACCGGTTTGATGGATCGCACACTGGACCTGGCTTTTCTTATGGGTCCCGTCTCCGAGCCAAAAGTGGAGAACCGGGACCTGTGCAGCTTTCCATTACTGTGGGTGGCCAGCCCTGACCTGAACCTGCCTGACAGGATTCTGAAGCTTGAGGAACTGGCAAACTGGCCGATCATTACCTATGCCAGAAACACCAAACCGTTTGCGGAAATCAGCCAGAAGTTCAGCGAGCTGGATGACTTGCCTGCCCGGTTTTTTTCATCCAGTTCTCTGGCCGCCTGCCGACGATTGACCCGAGATGGCATTGGCGTCTCAACACTGCCTCTGAGCGTCATTGCGGATGAACTGAAGAACGGCACTCTGGTCGAGCTGGAGGCCGTCTGGACCCCCTCGCAACTGGCATTCACCGCGTCTTACCCCAGCGTTCCTTTTAACCCGATCGCCGAACTGGCCGCAAACCTCGCCGTTAAAGTCTCCGAAGAGTATTCAACCTCTGGTGATCACAAAAAGTTATCGCATGACGTAAAAAACCATAATTAG
- a CDS encoding class II aldolase/adducin family protein: protein MPERIATPSKKEEVSSEEWQLRVDLAAAYRLIALYGWDDLIFTHVSARIPGDEHHFLINPYGMMFEEITASSLVRVDQEGNKINPDDFDINPAGFTIHSAIHAVRDDAACVMHTHTTSGVAVSAQKEGLLPLSQQSLFPLSNLAYHDYEGVALREDEKARLQKDLGSSNFMILRNHGLLTTGGSIADAFLGMYILQRACEVQIQALSGNRDLTPIPAGIVDTIRQQAEQVTRGMGGKLAWPGLLRKLDRVDPGFRD, encoded by the coding sequence ATGCCTGAACGTATCGCAACGCCGTCCAAGAAAGAGGAAGTCAGCTCCGAGGAGTGGCAACTCCGGGTCGATCTGGCGGCTGCCTACCGCCTGATTGCACTCTACGGCTGGGACGACCTCATCTTCACCCACGTCTCGGCTCGCATTCCGGGCGACGAGCACCATTTCCTGATCAATCCCTACGGCATGATGTTCGAGGAAATCACCGCCTCCAGCCTTGTGCGGGTCGATCAGGAAGGAAACAAAATCAACCCGGACGATTTCGACATCAACCCGGCAGGCTTCACCATCCACAGCGCCATTCATGCCGTTCGCGACGATGCCGCCTGTGTCATGCACACACATACGACCTCTGGCGTGGCCGTCTCGGCGCAGAAAGAAGGCCTTCTGCCGCTCTCACAACAAAGCCTGTTTCCACTGTCCAACCTGGCCTACCACGATTACGAAGGCGTCGCCCTGCGTGAAGACGAGAAAGCAAGGCTGCAGAAAGACCTGGGGAGTAGTAACTTCATGATTCTGCGCAACCACGGCTTGCTCACCACAGGCGGAAGCATCGCCGATGCATTCCTGGGCATGTACATCCTGCAACGCGCCTGCGAAGTGCAGATCCAGGCACTGTCCGGCAACCGTGACTTGACGCCAATTCCGGCCGGTATTGTAGATACCATCCGCCAGCAGGCTGAACAGGTCACCCGTGGTATGGGCGGAAAACTCGCCTGGCCAGGCCTTTTGCGCAAACTGGACCGCGTCGATCCGGGCTTCCGGGATTGA
- a CDS encoding HD domain-containing protein: MNDIIAPSASFTHMKDGTAEDWQIIARSFGKFAKGLPDRILDHLKLLEGDFGGFPVDRLTHCLQTATLAHRDGKDDEYVVCALLHDIGDTLGSYNHADVAAVLLEPFVSEANHWMVKHHAIFQGYYFFHYLGMDRNLRDNYKDHPHFMQTIEFVSKYDSPAFDPDAETLPLSYFEPMVRKVFAEPVRSLYKDANID; encoded by the coding sequence ATGAACGATATAATCGCCCCATCCGCCAGCTTCACCCACATGAAAGACGGCACCGCAGAAGACTGGCAAATCATCGCTCGCTCATTTGGCAAGTTTGCCAAGGGATTGCCGGACCGGATTCTCGATCACCTGAAACTGCTGGAAGGAGACTTTGGCGGTTTCCCGGTCGACCGGCTGACGCACTGTCTGCAAACCGCCACCCTCGCCCACCGTGATGGCAAGGACGACGAGTACGTTGTGTGCGCCCTGCTCCACGATATCGGTGATACCCTCGGCTCCTATAATCATGCGGATGTCGCGGCGGTACTGCTGGAGCCGTTTGTCAGTGAAGCAAACCACTGGATGGTCAAGCACCATGCCATCTTCCAGGGCTACTACTTTTTCCACTACCTGGGTATGGACCGCAACCTGCGGGACAACTACAAGGACCATCCGCACTTCATGCAGACCATCGAATTTGTGAGCAAATACGACTCACCGGCGTTCGACCCGGACGCCGAGACTCTGCCCCTGTCGTACTTCGAGCCCATGGTAAGGAAGGTGTTTGCCGAACCAGTGCGGTCACTTTACAAAGATGCGAACATTGACTGA